GTAGAGGGAGTAAAGCTGATCTAAGAATATTTTAAAGTGGTTGATTCCTCCTACCTCCTTCAAAACATCACAAACTGCCAGTTCCAGTCTGTGATTGGAACAATGCCAGACAAACAGGTAAGGGAATTTGGAACAAAGCTGTGCAGCAACTCCTGCTTTCCTCCCAAGCATCACTGAGGCTCCATCACAAGCAAATGCCAACAAATGTTCCTGTAGGTAGTGAGGGTCAAAGCCATTATTATGAAGACATCCTAACAGTGCTTCAGTGATGTCCTTTGCTGTGGTCCCCTGCAGCTCAATCAGTTCAAAAAATATTGTGTCTGGATTTTCACTGGAAATAGCTGACCGCAGGCACACGACAAGCACAGACTTTCCACTTATTGTAGTGGATTCATCAATGAGCACACacaattttctttcattcatcaCTATGTCATTGACTAccttctttttcatttcagctGCAATGTGATCCAGTATATTTGCACATGAGTTATTAGAGTGCAAAACTCTGCCCATCTTGACACCATTTAAGACTTGCAACTGGACATCTATTGGCATGTCTGTAAAGGGACACCCATGCTTGCCAATCTTATAAGCTGTTCTAAACACATTGCAAGTTGAAGCGTAGTCAGCCTTTCTCATATCTTCATTGTGTTTTTGCATTGTATTTTGTGTTGCCTTCTCTTTTATTTCAACTGCTTTCTTGTGATAAATTGAGTCTCTgtgctcttttattttctttcgtAGTGAGTTTTGTTGTGCAGCCTTGTCCCTTCCAAAAGACGAGATTAAGCACCCACTCCACTCCTGCGACACTCTCTGCCCTTGCTGCATGTCCACGCGAGCACAAACTTGACAACACACACTACAACCCAACTTTTGATTTCTGCTGATCAGCCACTTGTAATTTGTGGAGAAATACCGGACTTGTGCTTGGGACCAACATTCTGGCCACTCATGCTCGCTAACGCGGCTGTTGTCATCGGTAGAAATGGTGTCATTCTCGTCCTCGTCGTCGCCAAAAGTGCCGTCGTCCGCGGCTGCGACACTAGTGCAGCTTTCATTAGCTTGCGTCTGACCTGCAGCGATATCATTCTGGCTTGGTGGGGTGTCAGCCAGCGAGTCCTCTGATTCTGACCTTGTTCTTTTACTACTCAGAATCTGATGCCAGGAGAGCATATTAAGTGttcattgtttttgtattttaacgaGCAGCTGTTTGCGCGTTTTACACACACTCTCCGGACCACGTTGAGTTGTTGACATGACAACGGCAAAAGCGACGCATGCGCTTTTCACTTGTAAAACACATTGGTGTATGGGTAATGTAGTCTCTGCTCTCGGTGGGACGAATTAGGAAGCGTGCTTGTGAAGGGCGCTCTGAAAAGCGGCAGCGCAGCCAAACGATTATAACAGCTGTGCAAATGAGAGTACCGGTACGCTAAAAGCACGTCCTGGGCGCATGGAGAGGTGGCGGTACTCTCAAGAGCTATATTTAGAAGTGGCGGTACTGAGTACCGGCGCGTACCGGCCCACTTAAAGCACTGCTGCCAGGTGTGTTCTGTACTATGTGGCTCTTGATTTTGATACATCTTATTTCAGTTCTTGACACTTGGAAAGACTGAGATAATTTTATATATCTATTTTCTGCTTTGTGGATGTCAACGATTCTTTTTCTTGAGTCTAAActgatgtcttttgtttttggcaTAAAGCTTTTTAATGTTATAGCCCAAACCCTTGGTGGGTTTTTTATTCTGTGAGAACATTTTTAGGTAACGCTCAGACTGGCTTTGAACATTACCAAGTCAAAGCGCATCATTGAACAGCAGTGGTTTTTGCCATGGTTCAATCTCCTGAGGCCTGATTATATTGATCatggtagtttttgtttttctgaaataATTCTGGTattgtgtataaataaatacaaattattGAAGTTTTTGAAAGAAAACTAGTATTTTTAGAAGTGCTGTGTTGAAAATATTTTATCAATTAACGAAGCTCTTCATTGGAAAGGTTGATCATTTTGTCCTCATTTGACAGTGAATGCTGATGCTGATGCTTTGGTTGGATGATCTTATAACTGAGCAGCTCACAGCATTAATAAGGTCAAGGTAATCTGTGTCCATCCACTCTTGTCTGTTGCTGAAAGTGAAATGTAAATGAGACCTGGCCCGACTTTTTAAGGTTTCTTTTCAGACTTTCACAGAATAGTGCCCAAGGTGCTCAGTCAGCCATGACAAGAGCCATTTTGATTCCCACGGGgtcaaatacagctgctctttaACACCTGCAGTCCCTGCTGCAGACTGGGCTCACTCCATAAAATATTTACGTTTATCACTATGAAGAGCTGATCATTACACATCAATCACTTGCTGTCTTGAGGAGTTGTTGATTTCTTTGCAAAGTAAAGTTAACTGTTGTTTCTACTGTGTGATGGTGGCTCTAATGAGACTTTAAAATTTGttctaaatttttttttttttttgatgtgcCAATCCAACATCCCATACCTCCAACCCAGACACACTTAAAACTATTCTCTACCTGTGTAAAGCAATGAGGTGTTTCGtgttcttattttaatttaCGCTTTTAtggatgttttttatttttattttttgtacttcTTGTTAAATACAACGTCACAAATAAACGCTGACATGGTTGAACAGATGTTCTACATCAGCTGGAATTTACTGAGATGGCGCTGACACGGTGGACAGATTCTGTAATCctatttacttctttttttatcACTGAAACTGTTTCTGCTTTAAGGAGGTCACGTGTTGATCTAAAGGGAAAAACCACGAGTGGATTCCGGGCATCGCGTCTTTGTGTGAATGTATGAAAAGGCTCTGGGAGGTTAAAGAGACTCGCTTCGCCACCGGTAAAATGCCTCGTTTGTGCGCTCTGCTCGCCCTGCTCTTTGCTGCAGGCTGCTCGCTGTGCGCTGCGGATGTCGGGACCTTCACTCCGTGCCTGCAGTTCTTTTACAGGTCTTGGCCCCCTAAGGGTCTGGCAGGGACGCCGATCTGCCAGCGTTTTATCAACAAGTATCGGTTCGCCACCCTGTACAGCCGACCCCGCCGCTCGCCCTGGTTTTCCGCCTATTTGTACACAGTACCTGCGGGAAAGAGACCCTCAGCATCCTGGAAGTTTGAGCCACAGGTGAGAGTTTGAATAATccgtgtgtgtttatattaaaaagaacaacaaaagtaATAGATAGCATGCATCATGGTGATTATTGAAGCTGGAATGGAAACAGgccaaagtaaaaaacaaaaacaaaacacaaaacacaaaaattaaactaaactaaaagaaaaaaaccgaGTTTAAGCAGAACTTAGACTTTGTGCTGTGTCGGCTCTGCGTGCAAACACGCCGCACACTTCACGTCTCAGAACTGTTAACCGCTCCAAGTGTGTTGACATGCCAGCGAAAATCATGTGATTGTCGAGCATGTGCGTCAAGAGGAATTTGGTTTATGGGAGGAAGTTGACTGTTGACATAATTACTATAGCGCTGGCTGGTACACAATATTTTTGACACTGCATGTTTGAACGAGATAAAAGATGACTTGGtaaatcctttaattgtcccacaaggagaAATTTGATAAAATTTACTGGAATACACACAAAATGTGTGTTCCACTGTAAAACCCCAAAATATAAGAGTCACACAAGAGTTAAATGGGGAAGGCAAAATAAAATGACTGTGATGGTTTGGTAGAGTTGGAGTgggaagcagaagaacaaaTATTTCATTTGAATGCTGCTTTTCCCAACTTCCTCTtgtgaagtttgtttttgttatgttATGTGAAGCTCTTTGTACACTTATCTAATCCTATTTTCACTTGCAGCAAAGTCAAGGCCAAAAGTCAAACTTTTACTGACAAATAAAGCAAATTAATGCAAACAGTCAGCATTTGCAGTATTGACCTTTCTCCTTGTttcttcagtgggctggtttcagtcattatgcaaatgtacggtttataagattggggaaacctgcagtcagctgagactgaagaagtcacctggatgagtgacaaaacgtttctcccactgaaaacgctacatccagatgaacagaatcaacttgtGGAGCTTTAGCtttctgctcatttctgcagATTGGTCAGTTTAGGGATTTTTAACAGGACACTTTTCAGTGGCACGGCTGAGATCTGTGTCAAGGGTAAACCCTGATTGATCCTGCCTCAATCAGTGCTGCAAACTGATCGCTTTCTGAGGACTGGCCATACTAAAAAcgtgaataaagagaaataaatgaataaaaactgaagtgTTAAAGTGTTTGAAACTCAAATTTTGTGCTACTTCCAAACCTTTGGGCCATATCTGTTTTACGGTACAGTTAACAGGTTGAAAGGGGATataacacttcttttttttctttttttgtgccgCATATTTCTTGTAGGACACTTTCTCGCTTTTATAATGTCAAAAATATCCAACACTGGCTCAATATGTGAGACTGTAAGGAAGTGGGGGTGGTGGTTGTAACCCTTTGACTGTTTATATCAAGAAAACTTTCCACGACATCCTGTTAAAGGCCGTgtgatatgaataaataaaagtgttaaGATTTCTCATCCCAACTAATAAAATGACGAAAAGCCTGAAAGTTCTTTGGACGATAAACATAGTAAGCGCCACATGTGCAGCAGGAGATACCCCACTCCTCCACCCTAAACGGAAACCCCCCTGTTCCTCTGATTAGTCAAAGGCGGAAATGAAATTGTGACTCTATTTGCCTAATTTATGTCCCCACTTTTGATTTCAGTGTGATGATCTGCTTTGCATTTCACACTTCTGAATGTACAGAAATGGGCTGCAGTTTATCCAGACAAACAGCAGGGGGCACTAGCAAGAGCACTTCTCAATGAGAAGGAGCAATTGGAGCTAAACATGTAAAATACGTTTTTACACCTGCTTCTAGAAAAAAACGATCTTACTTTAGTAAATAcagcaatgataataatataaAGCAATGCTTCTGTAGTTTCTCTAATTAGGACGCTGACATTGTGCAAAAACCCTTAGCATTCTgcgtctccaaaagttgattctgttcatctggatgtagcgttttcagtgggagaaacaaagGGCTGGACCTCCCAGCCCTTTGTttcttcagtgggctggtttcagtcattatgcaaatgtactgtttataagattggggaaacctgcagtcagctgagactgaagaagtcacttggatgagtgaagaaacatttctctcactgaaaacgctacatccagatgaacagaatcaacttgtGGAGTTTTAGCtttctgctcatttctgcagATTGGTCAGTTTAAGGATTTTTAACAGGACACTTGCTTGATGTCCTGTCTAGTCCCAGAGTAAAAAAAAGTGACATATAAGTGAAGGccacactgaaaacatgttTATAGTCTTGGACTAAAGGCAGTATCAAGTGGCAATGCCAAAATAAACTTCATAACTTAGCATCTTTTATTTTGTGAATATTTGCTTATTTAGCATGAGGCTAGGACAAATCCCTCTCAACCGTAGGTGGACTGGTAATGACCGGGAGGTTAAGTTTAAAGCATAGTCCTGGTACTTCCATTGAAGCATTGCTGATAATAGTACAAATGCAGCTTTAGGAGTGTCGACAACATTTTAGCCGAACAGCTTAAAGTCATTTGTGAAATCAGTGAAGTGTAAAGTCTGTAATAAAACCCCGTTTCTTCCTTTGCTGATAAACAGCTAGCCTACCCAGGGGGAGATGGCAACATGGAACAGTTCCCCCCAGGCCCTCTGGATCAGAACATCGTGGAGAGCCAGGCAGTGCAGCTGGACTACATCAACTCCACCTACTCCCGTGGCCACTTGAACCCCAGCCTCCACCACATGAGCCACGACACCCGCTCATCCACCTTCACCCTCACCAACGTGGTTCCCCAAAAGAACGGTTCTAATGATGGGCCTTGGGAACTTCTGGAGCACAGTGTGAATCACACCTTAGCAACCTACTGTCTCGGATATGCCTACGTCGTGACGGGCATCATCCCCTACCGCAATGACGAGCACTGGCTCAAGAATCACCGCGTGGCGGTGCCTGAGTATATGTGGTCTGCCTACTGCTGTCCAAAGTACAACCAAAGTCTTCCAAAAGAGCTAACCAACGCCTTTCCCACGTACGCGGGCATCGGACGCAACGACCCCAACAGCAGCGAGGAGATTGTGCCTGTTGATAAGACGGTTAAGAAACAATTCAGGGGATATGATGTGAGAAATATGTCCCTGGAAACACTCGAGATGTACTTGAAGGACAGATTCAATACTGTTGTTAGTGTGTTTTATGAGCAGTGCACCGGATCAGACCTCACAGAAAATACATAAATGATACATAAATGCTGTTATATACACATTTCTGTGAGGAGAATAACACAAAGTGCAAATATTAATGACCACTACTGAAATGACTCATACACAACGCGCTGCCGCTGAGTTCAAGTATGCACAAAACACTTTAAACCACTAGGTGGTGTCCTTGTGCAATACATGTAGCTCCACATTTCGGCTGAAGTTGTATGTATGTATCAAACTAATtcatattctgattctgattcactaaataactaataatgatcaGTGGTGTAAGAACTACTCAGGTACTAAACAACAATGCACATTCCTACCAAAGTAGAGCACAGATGTTTTGTTAGCCAAATATACTTGAAGTATCAAAGAAAACTTTTCATAACCTGATCTATAACTTCTATATCTTTGccccaaaggaaaaagtggcAATGACTCCAACTCTTACATGCAACATCTATATTACTACgtattattcttttattttttactattgAGAAATTGGAATGTCCTAATTTTCCCTTTTGGGTGCATAAAGTATATCcgatttatctaacagcacataGTATGTGTTAATATGTGCACCTGCAAATGACAGAAACTATAATAAATCAATATAGAAAAGATTTTCattgctgcagtgtttgtgtccTAAATCagcttccactgtctgaatcaAAATGTTGTAAAATTCCACAgatgattaaaaatataaagctTGACTCTTAAAATTATATTCAAACACAGTACTTGAGTAACTGTAATGAATTACTTCCCAAACCTGCTGGTTTTGTTTGTACTTCATGCCCCAATCAAAGTAATGAGTAACAGACTCAGTCACCTGCTCCACAAGTTAAACCCAACTGGTGTGTCGTTGTGTGTATTTCATGTCAAATGATCACTGACACTTGTGTTTTATCACATCAGACTAGTAAGAATTTATTGCATTTACAGGTAATACAGTAGCACAGGTGTACAATTGGCTACACGGTGGTGTTTCAAGCAGGTTTACTCTGACAAACATGAATCAACAACTCAGTAAGATTGCTGCATGTGGGGAGTGAAGAGCTTGTCCCAGATCTCCACCTTCATGATGGCCCTGCCCAGGGGGGACATGGTACCCTTGATGTCCAGGCTCCCGCCCTCAAAGGTGAGGTCGGAGCCTTTGGCCTCCACCCGCACGAATCCCACCTGCTCTTTGTTGTAATACATCTCTTTGAACAGGCTCTCATTGCACTCTTTGCCCTTCTTGTAGATTCCCAAGGCAAACCAGTTCTTGTACATGTTATAGTCATATGGCACAGAGAACATTATAGCGAGTGTCTCATCGGCTCTGTTGAGCTCCTTCTTGAACAGGTCGTAGGTCAGCACGCCCACTGCCCCAGTGGCTTTGGCTTTGCCCTTGCCGAAGTTGCACACTTCAGTCTTTTGTGGACGTACAGTCGGTTGTGGGGGGCTGCGGCAGCTGCCACTTTCCAGGAAAAGCCTTTAATTTTTaacagcagcaaaagtgaggaaaaaatgaaagcaggaagcaaaatttgaaaatgaatttTCCTAACTGGATATTTGTCAAGCTGCACGTAAAGCATATTCTAACTTTAATCTGTACAGACAAAGTGAGCAAAAGTGTATTTATTTTGGACATACTTAGGGTCAATCAGGCAGTAGTTGTTGGTGAGGTTAGTGATCTCTATGGTGACGTTCCTTCGGCTTTCGACAGCGGCAGCCAAAGCTTCTGCAGATTCACTCATGGTGTGGCTTGTAAAGGCTGTGACAGACAGAACAGAAGTGTAAACTGCAGATCTGTGAATGAGTTTAACcaattgaaataaaaatgcaaatccaTCTGAAACCCTCAAATAACTGAGCAGGAATGAAGCGTCTTACCTGTCGGGATCACTGGTACGTAGCGGACTCGTGCTTGGACAGATTTGAGACACTGAGTTCAGCTCTTACATGAGTCTCGTTGGGGAATGCGTTGCACCCAAAGGTGTCTCCACCCATAAGCATGCATCCACCTCCCATGTTGCTTCCCATCGCATGTCTGCAGAGGTGTAAAGCAAAGGGTGTAGCTAACAATAACAGCACAGGATAACTGTAGTCTTTTTGTTCTCACACTGCTGTCAATTTGTGAAACTACGAACTGGTTTGttgaggtttgtgggatttttctgCACTACACCTTTTCTTTCTGGgtctgtgattttgtttttccattgtctGCATGAGGAAACAAACATGCTTCGTCTCTGCAGAGGGCTTAGACAGTTTGAAACATGTCTGTTGAAAGGTTGATGAATAACCTATTCCCCAATCCAAACCAACAAGAAAATTAACTTTAAACTTAAAAAATTCCAATAAGGAGAGGTTATAATACTTTATAATAGACCCTGCACTCCTAATATTACTGTGTAATCCCATTGGAAGAACAGGAAGAGTTATTCATCCTTGTCAAGATAAGAAAAGATGTGATACACCGTGGCCATAGGCactaaacattaaacataactTATTAAAAAGATATATTAAATAACTCAATAAAATTACATGCAATGACCAAACAAAATACCACAGCAGGGTAATGTTAGTGGCCTGTATTTGTGTGACTGTCCAGAGCAGATTACAGGAGCAGCATGTCAGAGATGAACATCTGATGATTTTACAGGGAAATAGCATTTAGATTAGAGATTAGGATGCTCTAGAATAAAGCATGCATCCTTAATACTTTTGGGGAGGTTAGGACACTTATTCAATACTATATCATTTGAAAACTTTTATATTAGCTTCATAACAATGGCTCACAACAGTGAAAACGATGTCTTAAGGATGAGATAATAAGTTAGATAGTAAGATAAAAGTAAAGACTACAATTTGAGGAAGAACTAATGATGATCCCAACTCCCTTTTCCTCTCTTTTAAAACactcattattttaaaatacttatagtattttttgcagttttatacTCTTTTGTTCCGTCGTACCATTAGTAAGCAGGAAGTGTTGTCAGCAGTGAACTTAAACCCTAACTTTAGAAGAAATTCCTCAGTAAATAACTGGAAAATAGTGGGACAAGTCACAGGCTGGGTTAAGGGTTGAGAATGATTAGCtacatttttattcacttttGCATGCAAACATTTGAAGTCATGTCCAacaatttatttttagattgaacaaagaaacacagaggaCAACAAGTCAGTtgaattgttttttatttgtttaaagcaCCTCTAAACCATAAGGATGACAACTTGCACTTTGGTTTTCAGGAATATCAGCAAATACACTCGACACATTTGTTTGCGAACATTTTATTCTCACACCTAATACAACCAGACTCTTTAGCCCATCCTGTCATACAGCTCCAGTTTAACAATAGCTTTGCCCTCATCGGACATACATGCCCTCACATCCACCGTCTTGCCTCTGAACACCAGCCCTGAGCCTTTGGCCTCGTAGCGGACAAAGTCGCTGCAGTTCTTGTCGTTGTACATGTAGTTGAACAACTTGCTGTCGACAGCTTTCGATTTATCAAGGACGCCCACGCCGAGCCAGTTCTTGTAGAAGTTGTAGTCGAACGGCACGGAGAACATGATGGCCACAATGCCATCGCAGCGGCGGCTGCGCATGTCAAACAGGTCATAGGTCAGCACACCCGCAGCACCTGATGCTGTGTTGTCATCCTTGGTGAAAGAGCACACCTCTGTCTTAGTGGTGCGCACGGTGGGCTGCGGAGGGCTGTGGGCGAAGCCACTTTCCATGTGAACCCTGAAAGGAAGGAGGGCAGAGGAAACGATCAAAGGTTTATTAATGCACCTCGATGTAAAAACAGTCAACTGTGCAATATCCTCCTGACTGTTGATGCCATCAGACATTTAACACTGGCACTGCTGGAGGTGGTGCAAGCTCATCAACTGCAGACTCAACAGGACTAATGTTTAAATATCAAAGGACATGCAAATATCATTCTGGCCATTTTTTACACATCAGTAAAAAAATATTGGTTACAATTAAAATGCAGACACAAGAAACCACAAGGATACAAAGTAACAAATGATGGATGGCAGAAATAACTTGTGTTAAAGAGTGATAGACAGGTCTTTTTGTCTGACTTTTGATAATTTTGCATCACACGGGCATTGAAATTTTAAAagataaatgtctttttttttgtttaactgCAAACAATAAATGCTCTCTTACATaagcaaagaaatcaaaaactTTATGCTGGAGTAAAAGAGAAATAGTTTGGGCTGTGTTACTTTGGGTTGACGAGGCAGTAGGCGGTGGTGATGTTGGTGATTTCCATGGTGATGTTGCGATTGGTGGTAAGAGTGGTGGAGTGGGCCTCTGCATTTTCAGCCATGGTGACGACTGTTGGTAACGGCTACAAGAAAAACAGGTGTGAGCCATGCAAAGTGCAGCAAAGCTCTGTCATGAAATGTTTTAGCTGTCCTGCTGAAATAAACACTGGAATATGAACTGAAGATGAAGTAAACACGAAACATTACATATAGCCAAAAAGTCACTATTAAATATCTGTATTCACTAATTTCACAAACTGACAAAAACACCTGCAGAAATGAGCACTTACTTCGCGTTAGGTGACACACACAGGATGGCAGAGAGTCCTCTGAAAACAGGTCGGACTTCGATTTGGAGATGAGTTTAAAGTCACGCCCTCTCTGTCACACCTAACACATGAGCTTCAGTTAAGTGGGCGtgcctttctctttctctctgctttcaaTCAAACAGTATGTGATCACTTCACATGTACCTGCGAGTCTGGTAACGAGTGCAGAGTTGCACCCAAAACCTCACGATCCTTAAACCACCTGAACCGGTCTATCTTTGCAGCTGACATGAAATTCTGCTTTTCTTTGGGGGGGGTTTCCACAGTCTGTCTCTTCACAGGAGATTTAACATTCTTGCAACAGTTTCATGATTCATGGACACAAATGAATTCAACACACCCTTTTTTAAAGGTCTGgatgtttaaatatttgtttgtcCTTGATGTTTGAATCCGCAGCCTGTCCCAACATGCAAAAACTGGAAGTGAGAAAGCAGAAAAGTTACCAGCCCAGCAGTTCACATTCAGACATATTATgactaaaaacacaaagaggGATTACAGATTGCTGTGACCCAACAAATAATTGCAGAATGACAATACAAAAGCAGAATTACTGCATAAACATGCAAAAGTACAAATAAGACAAACAATGAGAACCAAATAGAAATGGAGCACAAAGTGACCaaaaagaaatggtaaatgacaaaaaaaaaagagcaacaggaCTATAAATACATGCAGCTTTagtaaaaacaatttttaaaaaaagttcccCGCCCACCCCTGCGGGCAGGCTATCCTTCAAGCTCCTccaccagaggcctgggagcttgagggtcctgcacagtatcttagatgttcctaggactgcgctcttctggacagagatctcctttgttgttcctgggatctgttGGAgtcactcgcctagcttgggagtcactgcacctagtgctccgattaccatgTATGTCTTTTCTTAAGTTTTCTACCACAGACAGACAGTGGGGCGGTCACCACTGGTGGGACTACTGGATTTAAGATAGTAAAAGAACCTATCAACTATTGTAAACTAACACTGCAGCGCACCGAGACAAGTGTGACCTAATTAAAGgacaaactaataaaaacattaaaactagaACTAAAATATCTGAAAGAAGCACAGATCTATTGAACTGTCAGTAAAACACAGCACAAGCAGAGTTGTGAGGTTCAGTTCAGTGACTTCAAATAGCGAAGGTGAGGCCTATAGCAGGTCTGCTATATGGAAGCGAATGCTAAACTAAAAAATGAGCCTGTTGGAGATTTCAGGAGACACCTTGAGCCCCAGATGTTGCGTTCTTTGAATGACTGATAAGGTGTGACACATGAACATGTAGTGCTTTCACCAGAAAAAAGTTTCATAAATGGTTATTGTTCTATAATAGGAAATCTGTACTAATAGTCTTTTTTTAACGTTCCTATAATCGATATGTATTAGAAGAGTTGTTTTAATGCTGACTTGTATTGAGTTTCTCTGTATGCAGTTGGAGGTTACATAGCTATGTATTTGATTATAATACACAGGAAGGCAGGTGGAAGGCTGATAAATGATAATTGCATTGCTGCCAgtcttatttgtgtgtgtgtgtgtgtgtgtagcaccATCCTGTGGTCACTGTGTGTATAAAGTCCTGAAGTAAgaagtttttttaaatgataattgATCATGTTTGCAGTGTTCCTGACACTCATTCTATGAACTTTAATGACTTTATACTATATCCATTAATTCATCCACTGGAGGGGGGGGACACACCAGTGTACTCTCATTCCAGTTCAAAGCTAGATCATATAGGAAAGGTGGCAGAAGATCATCCGGTGTAAAATCGTTCCCACTGCACCACGACGCCAACCACAGGAGCTCTGATTCAAACCAGTGtttcaatttaaatttaaatcggTTACGTCAGGGGTCCCAGTCCCaatccacgagggccggtgtccctgcaggttttaaatatgtttatattgatCCATCAcaactgatttaaatggataaattaccttctcaacatgtcttggcgttcttcagaggcctggtaatgaactaatcatgtgattcaggtgtgttgatccagggtgatatctaaaacctgcagggacaccggccctcgtggactgggattggggacccctgggtTAGGTTCACTGACACTTTGGCCTCTTTTTGAAAGAG
Above is a genomic segment from Maylandia zebra isolate NMK-2024a linkage group LG8, Mzebra_GT3a, whole genome shotgun sequence containing:
- the LOC101472596 gene encoding endonuclease domain-containing 1 protein, encoding MKRLWEVKETRFATGKMPRLCALLALLFAAGCSLCAADVGTFTPCLQFFYRSWPPKGLAGTPICQRFINKYRFATLYSRPRRSPWFSAYLYTVPAGKRPSASWKFEPQLAYPGGDGNMEQFPPGPLDQNIVESQAVQLDYINSTYSRGHLNPSLHHMSHDTRSSTFTLTNVVPQKNGSNDGPWELLEHSVNHTLATYCLGYAYVVTGIIPYRNDEHWLKNHRVAVPEYMWSAYCCPKYNQSLPKELTNAFPTYAGIGRNDPNSSEEIVPVDKTVKKQFRGYDVRNMSLETLEMYLKDRFNTVVSVFYEQCTGSDLTENT
- the LOC101472879 gene encoding DELTA-stichotoxin-Hcr4a, with the protein product MSESAEALAAAVESRRNVTIEITNLTNNYCLIDPKLFLESGSCRSPPQPTVRPQKTEVCNFGKGKAKATGAVGVLTYDLFKKELNRADETLAIMFSVPYDYNMYKNWFALGIYKKGKECNESLFKEMYYNKEQVGFVRVEAKGSDLTFEGGSLDIKGTMSPLGRAIMKVEIWDKLFTPHMQQSY
- the LOC101473175 gene encoding uncharacterized protein LOC101473175 yields the protein MAENAEAHSTTLTTNRNITMEITNITTAYCLVNPKVHMESGFAHSPPQPTVRTTKTEVCSFTKDDNTASGAAGVLTYDLFDMRSRRCDGIVAIMFSVPFDYNFYKNWLGVGVLDKSKAVDSKLFNYMYNDKNCSDFVRYEAKGSGLVFRGKTVDVRACMSDEGKAIVKLELYDRMG